In the Halosolutus gelatinilyticus genome, CGGCGACAGCGTGACGATCGGGATCGACGGAATCGGCGAATTGACGAATAGCTGTGCGTACCTGTAGACGTGATGAATCGAGGAGATCCCGCGGACTTCGATCGTGGACGGGTATCAAACCGAGTGCTTGATATCGAGTTCCAGTTCGTTGACCGCGCCGAGAACCTGCTCGGGTAGCTCCTCGGTCAGCCACTCGCCCTTGATCCGATTGGCGGGGCCTGAGACGCTCAAGGCGCCGATAACGGCCTCCTCGGAATCGAGTACCGCGGAACCAACCGCGTTCACGCCGCCCGTCGTTTCCTGTCTATTGAACGCGTATCCCCGTCGTCGGATCCGCTCTAACTCCTCGAACAGTTCGTCTCGCGTCGAAATGCTGTTGTGCGTTCCTTCCGGGAGACCGTGTTCCGCGACGATCGCCGTAACGCGTTCGTCCGGCAGATTGGCGAGAATCGCTTTCCCCGCCGCACTGGTGTGTATCTCTCCGCGTTTGCCCACGTGTGCTCCGGTCTGGACGGCGCTCTGGCCCACTTCGGTGTAGAGGTACACGCGTTCCCCATGCTCTTCGACGATAAATTGCGCGCGCTCTCCCGTTTCCGCCGCGAGTTTGTCGACCTTCTCTTTGATCTTCGGATAGGCGGTTACCTGTCGCTGTGCGTACCCGCCCATCGTGAGAAACCCGAGACCGACCTGGTATTTCTCCCGATCGGCTACCACGTAGTTGTGCGTTCTGAGGGTCACCAGATGACGGTGGACGGTGCTCTGGGACAGGCCGAGGAACGCGGAAATCTCTTCGATAGTCGCGCCGTCGAGTTCTTGGATCGCGTGAACGATCTCGATCGACGTTTCGGTCGTCTTGACCGTCGAGCGGAGTTCGTTTGCCATGCCCATCCATGGTACTCGAACACAATAAATCCCGCATATTCGGATCGCATGATCGATCGGCGTGAATTCGACTATCGTACTGGAAACGTACCGAGACTACTGACCGTGAGATCTCGGACGCGAGACTGGCTGCGATCTTCCCCTACCGATCGTGCCACGGATACGCCGGCCGAACGCGGATCCCAGTTTCCGGGGTTGGGTTGTTTGCCGCCAAAAAACGCATGCAGAATGCGAACGAAGCTGATTTCGCCGTTTACGATCGACGGTGACATCGTGAGGCAGTCGGGGTTTTATAATCGTACTGCCGTAAAATTCTGATCCCGAATTCTGGGATAGACCGGTCGATCGTGATCGGATCACGTGCGTTGTTAGCGCGTGTGAACCGTGTGTTTACACATGTACAACTGTAATAAACCGGCCCCGGTTTCCGGGAGTCCCGTCGATGAGGTCGAAGGCGACCAAATCGCGAAACTAGCGGCGATAATGCCGATATCCACGCACGTAACCCATCCCGAAATACGGGATCACTCGCGTCGGGAACGAATTCGTTTCGGTTCGAACGCGACTACGATCTGGGTGAACGAAAACCGGGAAGATTCAGCCTCGTCCCAGGTTACGAAGCGACTTACCGCGCGGGTGACCGCGAATATGTTACACGTGTTATATTCCGTCGGTAGCTTTACAAAGGGATACGCGTATTGTGGGTCATGAGCCGGTTTACTGATAGTGCAGATTCTCGGGCGAAGTTCGGTCGGCGAACCCGTCACGACGCTCCGGTGACCGTCGCGGTCACGACCAGCGATCGCAGTTCGACACGCGCGGTTTCACTACGCAGTGACGACCCCAATCAACTCCGATCGGATCGCGTTCGAGCCCCGCAATTCACCGCACGAGGCGGCGCCTAGCCCACCAGCCCGAACCGATGGCAGAAAACGATACTACCCGAGACACCACAAACGCGACTATGGAAGATAGAGAAAAAATACTGGACGGCGTAACGGTTGTAGACCTCTCCACGTTCGTCACCGGGGGATTCTGTTCGACGATGCTCGCAAATCAAGGCGCGGAAGTCATCAAGATCGAACAACCCGGCTACGGCGATGCTATCCGGCATACTGGGCCGCCGTTCGTCGACGGCGAATCGCCGTACTACTGGACGGTGAATTACGGGAAGCGGAGTCTGGAACTCGACCTGAAGAACCCGACGGCCAAAGAGGTCCTGTACGAGCTCGCCTCCGAGGCGGATATCTTCATTCAGAACTTCCGTCCGGGTACTGCGGCACGTCTCGACGTCGATTACGAGTCGATAGCCGAACACAACGAAGGGATCATCTACCTCGCGATTTCGGCGTTCGGTCAAACCGGTCCGTGGCGGGAACGCTCCGGGTACGATCTGCTCATTCAAGGGATGAGCGGCATCATGAGCGTCACCGGCGAAAGCGGACGACGGCCCGTAAAGGTCGGGTTGCCGATGACGGACCTCGTTACGGCGATGTGGGCGGCGTTCGGGGCGACGGCGGCCCTCTATCGACGACAATCGACCGGCGACGGCGAGTACATCGACCTCGGAATGCTCGAGTCGGCGCTTCCGTGGCTCACCAAACAAGCCGGTCAAGTTTTCGCCGGCAGCGAGCCCCGACGGATGGGGACGAAAGATCCCGTTCTCGCACCGTATCAGACGTTCGAGACCGAAGACAGCTACATCAACATCTGCATTCTGAACGAGAAACTCTGGGGAGAACTGTGCGCGGTCATCGATCGACCCGACCTGCCGGCGGACGATCGCTTCGAAACGAACGCCGATCGCGTCGAACATCTCGAGGAGCTCGAAACGGAGCTCGAAAGCACGCTCCGGACGAAGACGACCGACGAGTGGATCGAGATCATCGCCGAGGACGGCGGCGTTCCGGCGGGTCCCGTGTTCGACGTCGAGGAGGCGTTGAATAACCCGCAAGTCGAAGCCCGCGAAGCGCTGACCGAAATCGAACACCCGGAACTCGGCGACATCCCCGTGATCGAACATCCGTTGAAGTTCGATCGCGCCGAGAGCGGATTCGAGTTGCCGCCGCCGTTGCTCGGCGAACACAACCGCGAGGTGCTCCGAGAGGCGGGGTATTCGGACGCGGAACTCGACGAGATGGAGGCGGCCGGCGTCTTCGGAGAACGCGATTCCGGGGCGTGAACGCAAATGACGGCCACACGCGTTTCCGGCGCCGGAATGACCCGATTCGAGGCGGCATCGGATCGGTCCCTTCTCGAACTCGCGACCGCCGCGGCGGACGACGCGCTCGCCGATGCCGGCTACGCGACGACGGACGTCACGTCGATTCACGTCGGTAACGCGCTCGCGGAGGCGCTCGGAACGCAGACCGGGATCGCGAACGCGGTTACGGCCAGCCTCGGCGCGGAGGGAGTTCGTGCGGATCGAATCGAGAACACCAGTGCGAGCGGGGCGAGCGCCGTTCATCGCGGCGTCGAAGCCGTTGCAAGCGGCGGATCGAGCGTCGCACTTGTCGTCGGCGTCGAAAAGATGTCCGTCGCCGAGACGGCCGACGTGACCGAGTCGATGAGTCGGCTCGTCCACGATCGGGAGTACGTACAGGGGCTCACGCTCCCCTCGTTCGCCGGCCTGGCGGCGAGCGCGTATCTCGACCGGTACGGCGTGCCACGCGAAGCGCTCGCCGCCGTCGCCGTGAAAAATCACGCGAACGCGGTACACAACCCGGTCGCGCAGTTCCGAAAACGGATCTCCGTCGCTGACGCGCTCGAGTCGCCGCTCGTCGCCGACCCGCTTCGATTGTACGACTGCTGCCCGATGACGGACGGCGCCGCTGCGCTCGTCCTTTCGCGGGAGCGGGGAGTGCGCGTGGCGAGTACCGCCAGTGCCACCGGGACCCACGCCGTCGCGGATCGAGCCGATCCGCTCGCGATCGAGAGCGTTCGGATCGCCGGTGAACGGCTGTTCGACGGAACGAACCTCTCCCCTCGAGACGTCGACGTCGCGTGCGTTCACGACGCCTTCACCGTCCTCGAACTCCTCGAGCTCGAGGAACTGGGCTTCTACGATCGCGGGGCGGCGTGGGAAGCGACGCTTGAGGGCGAAACGCGCCTCGACGGGGAGCTTCCGGTGAATCCGGGCGGCGGGCTGAAAGCGCGCGGCCATCCCCTCGGTGCGACGGGCGTCTCCCAACTCGTCGAACTGACGTGGCAGTTACGCGGTGACCTTCCGGACGAACGGCAGGTTCCCGGCGCGGAGACGGGATTCGCGATCAACGTCGCGGGTTTCGGGAACAACAGCGTGTGCACGCTCTTACAAGCATGACCGACCGCAATTCGTCCTCGGAGACGCCGCCCGTTCCGGCCGATCGCGCGTTCGTCTGTACCGGCTGCGGCCGTCGGTGGTACTACACGCGCAGTCGCTGCCCCGACTGCGGCGCGGACGAGTCCTCGACGTACGAACTCGGCGACGGCGAACTCGTCGCGCGAACCGAAATCGCCGTGACGCCGCCCGATGTCCGAAGCCCGAACTGGATCGGTCTCGTTCGATTCGGCGACATCCAATTGATCGCCCAGTTGGATGCTAACGACGTTTCGATCGGAGACCGAGTTACGTTCGCCGGCTCGTATCGGCTTCGCGACGGAATCGAGGCCGCCGAGCCCCGATTGATAGCCGTCGAATAGCGACCGCGAGTTTCGAGGACGACGTTCGCACCGCGATCGGGGCTGCGGACCCGAAAAATCGACGCGGATCCGCACCGACCGCACCGATGACGGGGAGTCCCGGCCGAGCGACTCATCTCGCGACGTCGAAGACGTCTCGAGGGTTCTCCCGAACGACTTTCCGGATCGCCTCCTCGTCGATCCCGTACCGATACAGTTCGAAGATGGCCCGTTTCAGCGCGAAGGGATCCGTCCGGAGGACGTTCGCGCAGTCGGTGTCGATCATGATCCGCTCCGGCCCGTACTCGTCGATCGCGTCGGCGACGTCCGCGGCGGTAACGCCGATCAGCCACGAGTGGCCGATGGTATAACTCAGGTAGCACTCCGTCTCCGCCATGAGATAGTCGGTATTGTTCCGATCCGCGTGCGAGGCGACGACTCGCTCGTCGTCCAGCCCCGCGTCGCGCATCGCTTCGACGTCGATCTTCACCGCCTCGAGCGCGGGGTTATCACCGGTGATCACGGGTTCCTGACCGAGGCCGGTGTTTTTCTCGTAGCCGGGGATCTGGACGTCCGCTCGATACGATCGTCTCGACTCGCTCGATCGATTCGGGGTATGCAGGATAACCGGCAGGTCGTGATCGTCCGCGAGTTCCATCTGCGCCTGCACGATCGCTCGCTGTTGGTCCACGTCCCAGGCGCTGACGTGCTGGGACGGCGTGACGCCGGTCTCGCCGATCGCCACGACCTCGTCAAGCGCGCAGTAGTCGTCCATCGCGTCGAGCAACTCGTCCGGGTTCTCGATGCGAACGCCCGTATGGATACCGAGGCCGAGTTTGGCCTCGAAGAAGTGGTTGCGTTCGATCGCCGCGCGTCGGTTGATCGCGTCGTCCCAGAGGAAGCGGACGTCCGCCGCCCTGACCGGCTTGTACGGCGTCCAGTGGTAGCCGGAGGCGACCATCACCATCGCCTCACAGCCGGAGAGGGCGTACCGCTCTCGGTCGTCCCAGGAGAGCGTGTGGGCGTGATTGTGGACGTCGATCCAGGGTTGGTTGAGAAGCTCCGTCGGCGGGTCGAACGGTTCGTCGTCGAGGTATGCGGCGTCGGTCGGGCGCTTCGTTGGCGGTGTCGGTGTCATGGGTTCGAAGATCTACGGCGTCCGAACGGCCGGCGCGGCCGATCTCGCCGTCGAGTCCGTTATTAGCGAGAGGGGCACTTAGCACTTTTCGGATAGCTAAAACTTATTATGGGTCGTGTTCACATGGACGGTATGACGCTGCTGATCGGAACGGATACCGGACTGTACCGCGTCGACGCGATTCCGTTCGAAGACGGAGACCCGGAGCGGGTGCTCGACTGCGGCACCGTAACCGCGGTGAGAACGTTCGACCACACGGACGGCGTGTTCGTCGCGTCGTCGACCGGCGCGTACCGCTCCCTCGACGGCGGCGAGACGTGGGCGGTCCTCGGCGTTCCGCTGGGGGACCGCTTCTGGCACGCCGGCGAGAGCGAGGTCTGGTCGATCCTGGCGACCGCCGACGGGACGCTGTACGCCGGAACGAACGATCCGTACGTGTACCGCTCGGTCGACGACGGCGAGACGTGGACCGAACTCAGGGGATTCCGAGACCTTCCGTCTCGAGGGCGCTGGGAATCACCGATCGATCCCCACTACGCGCGGCTACGAGCGCTCGAATGCGTGCCCGGCCGTCCGGAACGGCTCATCGCCGGCGTCGAAGCGGGCGGCGTCCACCTCAGCGTCGACGCGGGGCGAACGTGGATCGATCGTCGCGACACGATCATCGACGACATTCACCAGATCCTCCCGGTTTCCGAGGACGTGTGGCTCGCTGCGACCGGCTACCTCGACCACGACCTGGAAAACCTCGGCCTCGGTCACGCCGTCGGCGAAGGCGGCCTCTACCGAACGACCGATGCCGGCGAATCGTGGACGCGAATCGATACGGGGAACGACTTCTCGTACATCAGGCGCGTGTTCGTCCACGACGGGACGGTGTTCTTCTGCGGCGGGGAAGAGGCGCCGCCGGCGTGGGTGAACGACGACCACGAGGCGGCGCTGTTCGAGTCGACGAACTTCGGCCGGGACTTCGAGCGCGTCTCCTTCCCCGGCGAACCGCACGAAGTCGTCGAAACGTGGGCCGTCTACGGCGGCGACGTGATCTGCGGGTCCGGGCTGTTCGACGTTCCCGATCAGCGCGACGACGTCCGGGGCCGTCTCATGCGGCGAACTGGCGACGGCGACTACGAAACGGTCGGACGGATCGACGCGAATATCAGCCGCATCGAACCGGTCTAACTCGCGACGCCGTCCCGTCGCTCCTATAGTTTTATAACGAATCGCACGCCACGTGATGGCATGCACCTCGCAGTACAGACGCTTCCGTTCGACGAGCCACTGGAATCGACGGTCGAGTTCCTCGCCGATCTCGGCGTCGAGAGTATCGACTGGCGGTGCGAACCCGACGACTACCTCGACGATCCGGAAAAGCAAGAGATCCTGCTCGAAACCGTCGCCGAACGGGACGTGACGATCAGCATGCTAGGGGCGACCGGGTACAATCCGCTCCACCCCGTCGACGAACGGGCCGACGAGGCCGACGAGCGGCTCCGGAAGACGATCCGGCTTGCAGACCAGCTCGGCGTCGACGTCGTCTCGTCCTTCTCGGGGCTTCCCGGCGCCACGCCGGACGATCGATCGCCGAACTGGATCGCGACGCCCGTGCCGCCGGGGCGGCAACACGAGTACTACGAGTACCAGTGGGAGGACGTCGCGATCCCGTACTGGGAGGAACTCGGCGAGTACGCGGACGGCTACGGCATCGACGTCGCGATCGAGATCCACGTGAACACGCTCGTCAACAGCCCGGCGACGATGCGGACGTTGCGACGCGAAACCCACGAGCGGATCGGCGGGTACCTGGATCCGGGCCACCTGTGGCTCCAGGAGATCGACCCCGTCGAATCGGTCCGCTACCTCGCCGAGGACGACGCGATTTTCCACGTCGAGGCCTCCGACGTCAGGCGGAACGACTCGAACCTCGCGGTGAAGGGAACGTGGGACATGACGCCGCTGGACGACGCGCTCGACCGATCCTGGTCGTTCTGTCCGGTCGGCTACGGGCACGGCGAGGAAACCTGGCGCGACATCATCAGCACCCTCGATCTGGTCGGGTACGACGGTCCGGTGAGCATCCAACAGCTCAACACGCCCGAGGATCTTCACGGAGGGATAGAAAAAGGGGCTGCGTTCCTCGACCAAATCATCATCTGAGCGCGGCTTCTCGTCGAGTGTGGCGGTCGATACCGGCCGGCCGCGCAGCGACGCGTCGGGAATCGCGTGAACGCCCGGCAGGAACGCTTAAGAGCGTGGTTGCGCAACCCGAATTCATGTTGGACGGAACGACAGCCTTCGTTACGGGCGCGAGCCAGAACATCGGCCGACAGATCGCGCTCACGTTCGCCGATCGCGGGGCGAACGTCGCCGTTGCAGCCCGAAGCGACGGGATCGACGAGACGGTCGACCTCGTCGACGACGCCGATCGAGTGCTCGCCGTCGAAACGGACGTGACCGATTCCGACTCGGTTGCGAGGTCGATCGAGGAGACCGTCGAAACGTTCGGCGGGCTCGACTGCCTCGTCAACAACGCGGGTATCGCGGGGCCGACGGCGCCGATCGAAGACACGCCGATCGAGGAGTGGGAGCGGACGCTCGACGTGAATCTCCTGGGGCAGGTCCGCACCGTGCGGGCGGCCGTCCCGCACCTCCGGGAGAGTCCTCGCGGACGGATCATCAACGTCTCGTCGACCGCCGCGAAGGACGTCATCCCGAGTCGGGCGCCGTACAACGCCTCGAAGATGGCCGTCATCGCCCTGACCCGATCGCTCGCGCTGGATCTCGGCGACGACGGGATCACCGTGAACGCGATCTGTCCGGGAGCGACCCGGGGGAAGCGCATCGAGCGATCCATTTCGGAGCAGTCCGAGAAATTAGGCCTCTCGTTCGAGGAGACGAAAGAACGATTGTTCACCGGGAACGCAGCTCTCGGCGCCCTTATCGAGGAGCGCGACACCGCGGACCTGGCCGCGTTCCTCGCCAGCGAGGACGCCCGTCACATCAGCGGACAGGATATCAACGTCGACGCGGGTTCGTGCTGGGAATGACTGCTTGCCGCCCCGTCGCCTGTGCGGCGGTCTGCCGATCGGGAAGCAGGAACGGAGCGGTCGAGGCGGCGTCTGACCGGGTATTCGATACAAATATATGCGGCGTACCGCAATTTCTCAGCGAAGGATGGTAGTACTCAGCACGCAAGCCGGAACAGTACACGTGGTGTCCCATGACTGATTCGTCCACGGATCGCGATCCACCGTCTCCGCTCGGTCGAGCGTTTTACAGCGGCGTACTCGCCTACATGGCGATCGACGGCTTCAAAAACAACGAGAAGCGCGTCGAGATCGCCCGATCGAAGGGCGTCCCGATGCCGGAACTGCTTGTGCCGGCCGTTACCGCGGTGCTTCTCGCGGCGAACGTCGGTATCCTCCTCTGGAAATATCCGCGGGCGTCCGCCGTCGCCGTTATCGGCTTCTTCCTCGGAACGACCCCGAAGATTCACGACTTTTGGAACATGGAGGGCGGAGAGCGGGCCGCGAACAAAATCAACTTCCTCAAGAACGCGGCCCTTCTCGGCGGGGCCGTACTGCTCCTCGCCGAGGCCAACGAGAAGCGCTAGGGTATTCCGCGGCGAGTATCGAACCCGATCGTACAGACGATCGCAACCTAGTCTTTCACTTTTGAAAACTAGATGAAAGAACATTTATATAGTATAACTCTCATATGTGGGATATGGTAAGCAGTGACAATCCTAGTAGACGGGCCGTTCTGAAACGAACCGGAGCCGGCGCCACCGGAATCGTCGCGATGGCGTCACTCTCCGGCTGTACGGGCGGGGGAAATGGTGACGACGGGGACGGCGGCGACGGCACGAACAACCCCGACCCCGACGAAGTAGACGAGAACGCCGTGAGAGTGGGCTACTTACACCCGTTCACCGGGCCGTTCGCGGCCTTGGGCGACGCCCAAGACATGGGATCCGAGGTGGCCGTAAATCACGTGAACAACGATCTCGGCGGGATTCTCGACCGGGAAGTCGTCCGATTCGTCGAGGACACCGAAGGAGATCCGGGTCAGGGTCGGGATATGGCCAGACGGCACGTCAAAACGAACGAGGTCGACGTGCTGATCGGCGGCGTCTCCGGCGCCGTGAACCTGTCCATCTCCGATTACGCCGCCGACGCCGGCGTTCCGTATTTCGCGTACGGCGGCCCCGAAGAGCTGACGGGGAGCGAGTGTCGACCGACGACGTTCCGATACCAGTATTCCGACGCTCAAATCGCGCGGACGGGCGCGGCGTGGTCCATCGAGAATCTCGGCGAAAACGTCTGGATCCACATCGCGGACTACGCGTTCGGACAATCCATCCGGCGGGAGTGGAAACGCGCCTTCGAGGCGTCCGGGATGGACTACACGATCGTCAACGAAACGCAGACCCCGCTCGGACACGACGACTTCTCGGCGACCCTGAGCGAGATCCAGGCGTCGGATGCGGACTGGGTGCTGCAGGGCTTCAGCGGGAGCGACGCCGTGAACTTCCTCAGCCAGGCCGAACAGTTCGGTCTCCAGCAGGACATCATGAGCACGACGAACACGTACCTCCCGCTCCGCCAGGGCGCCGGAAGTTCGGCCGTCGATACGTACACCACGATCCGATACGATCCCGCCTACGACAGCGAGGCCAACCAGACGCTGGTCGATCAGTACACGAACACGCACGACGAGCCGCCGACGGACCACGCCCTGGTAATGTGGACCAGCCTTCGGTTGTACGCCCAGGCCGCCGACGAAGCGGGATCCCTCGAAACGGCCGCGATCGTTTCGGCGCTGGAGGGTCTCGAGAGCGACGAGCCGATGGGATCGACGACCCTGCGAGAGTGCGATCACCAGGCCCTTCGAGACGGCTTCATCGGGCGGATCACGGAGCCGGATCAGTACGACTGGCCCGGACAGGAGATCGTCGCCGAACGGCCGGCCGAAGAAATCACTCGAGACTGCGGCGAGACCGGCTGCGAGATGCCCTCGCTGTAGCGTCCATGCCGACTATGCACACTCTGTCACTATGATACCGGATGTCCACGTACTGGCGATCGGAATAAGTACGGAGCGGCTGGCGTTCCTGATTCTGAACGGCCTCGCGCTGAGCATGCTGTATATCCTGATCGCGTCGGGATTCGCGGTCATTTTCGGCATCACCGACGTGCTCAACTTCGCACACGGTATCTTCTATATGCTGGGCGCCTATCTCGCCTTGACCGTCGTCGACGCGACGGGCAGTTTCTTCCTGGCGCTCTTCCTGGCACCGCTGGCCGTCGCGGGGATCGGAGTACTAATCGAACGGCTCACGCTTCACCACATCTACGATCGATCGCCGCTGTATCACGTGTTGATAACCTTCGGCGTGTTGCTAGTGGTCACCGATCTCGTCGAAATCGTCTGGGGAACGGGAACGCAGTTCTTCCAGACCCCGGACGCGCTCAGCGGCGCGGCGACCGTCGGCCCGATCATGTATCCCCGATATCGACTCTTCACGATAGTTGCGGGTGCGGTCGTCGCCCTGGCCACGTGGCTCCTGTTCAGGTATTCCGACTTCGGGCTGATCGTCCGTGCGGGGGCTCAGGATCAGGGAACGGTGCGGCTCATGGGCGTCGACATCTCGAAGTACTACACCCTCGTCTTCGGGCTGGGAACCCTCCTGGCCGCGATCGCCGGCGTGTTGGCCGCGCCGTTTCTGAGCGTCAACCCGGAGATGGGCAACGGAGCGCTCATCGTCGCGTTCGTTATCGTCGCCATCGGCGGCCTGGGGAGTTTCGGGGGGTCGATCGTCGCCGGGATCATCGTCGGCCTCGCCCAAACCGCAGCGAACACGTTCGTCCCGGAGTTGTCGGGATTCGTGTTTTACATCCTGCTGCTCGCCGTACTCCTGTTGAAGCCCGAGGGGATACTCGGCGCGTACGAGATACGCGATCAATCCGCGAAGCTATCCTACGACGAGACGATTCCGCCGGTGAACCTCACCGATCGCAAGGTGCTCTCCGCGTTGTTCGTCCTGTTGCTCCTGCCGTTCGTCGGCCTGAACACCTTCATGAGCATGTACGGCGTGGGCCTGGTCGCGCTCATGTTCGTGTGGGGCATCCTTGCGCTCAGTCTCGACACCGTGACCGGATACACGGGGTTGATATCGTTCGGCCACGCGGCGTTCTACGGGATCGGGGGGTACGCGGTCGCGTTGGGTACGATACACGTCACCAATTCGTTCCTCCTGGGGCTCGTACTCGCCATGCTCTTCGCCGGAATCGTCGCGTGGCTGGTCGGTGCAGTCTCGGCGAGGCTGTCGGGTCTGTACTTCGCCGTCGTCACGTTCGCGGTCGCCCAGATGCTGTACGAGCTTTCGGTGACGTGGTCCGATTTCACCGGCGGCAGCAACGGCCTCGCCATCGACCGCGTCGAGCTGGTCGGCGTTATCGACGTGTCCGAGACGCTCACGTTCTACTACGTCTCGCTCGCGCTTCTCGTCGGGCTGTACTACTTCGCAAAGCGGATCATGTACTCCCCGTTCGGGCTGCAGCTGAAGGCGATCCGCGAAAGCGAACGGCGGGCCGCCTTCCTCGGCTACGACACCAACAAGGCGAAACGGCGAATTTTCGCAATTTCGGGCGCGATCGGCGGCGTCGCCGGTGCGCTGTTCGTCACCCACCAGACGTTTACCAGCCCGGAGACGCTCGTCTGGATCGTCTCCGGCGACGCGCTGTTCGCGATGATCCTCGGCGGCG is a window encoding:
- a CDS encoding ABC transporter permease; this encodes MIPDVHVLAIGISTERLAFLILNGLALSMLYILIASGFAVIFGITDVLNFAHGIFYMLGAYLALTVVDATGSFFLALFLAPLAVAGIGVLIERLTLHHIYDRSPLYHVLITFGVLLVVTDLVEIVWGTGTQFFQTPDALSGAATVGPIMYPRYRLFTIVAGAVVALATWLLFRYSDFGLIVRAGAQDQGTVRLMGVDISKYYTLVFGLGTLLAAIAGVLAAPFLSVNPEMGNGALIVAFVIVAIGGLGSFGGSIVAGIIVGLAQTAANTFVPELSGFVFYILLLAVLLLKPEGILGAYEIRDQSAKLSYDETIPPVNLTDRKVLSALFVLLLLPFVGLNTFMSMYGVGLVALMFVWGILALSLDTVTGYTGLISFGHAAFYGIGGYAVALGTIHVTNSFLLGLVLAMLFAGIVAWLVGAVSARLSGLYFAVVTFAVAQMLYELSVTWSDFTGGSNGLAIDRVELVGVIDVSETLTFYYVSLALLVGLYYFAKRIMYSPFGLQLKAIRESERRAAFLGYDTNKAKRRIFAISGAIGGVAGALFVTHQTFTSPETLVWIVSGDALFAMILGGVGTLFGPIIGGAVLIGLDQILTIYFDHWRLILGLIMIVIVLFAPRGLVSFYYIAQELVSGDRNPLVDRNAEIASDGDGDSAKPER